A single Populus alba chromosome 7, ASM523922v2, whole genome shotgun sequence DNA region contains:
- the LOC118061314 gene encoding GDSL esterase/lipase 4 codes for MAASKLTFNFLLLNFLASLLIPEISLCDHSRQPKRDVVMFLFGDSIFDAGNNNYINNISVSYRANYWPYGETFFHFPTGRFTDGRLIVDFIATKIGLPFVPPYLQPGINFTNGVNFASAGAGVFPVANPEVISLRMQLSNFKNVAISMEEQNGDKEAKKLLSQAVYATCVGANDYSYFVDNYPNATQLEQDEFVNNMVGNLTAFVKELYNLGARKFAILNVGPRGCQPAARQSKELRGDECDEVSMEMIKKHNSAASKAIKELESKLSGFKYSIVDFYTILLDMIKHPKDYGFKESRYSCCGHGMYNAAHCGIEPYKLCKNPSEYLFFDGWHPTENGYRILADLFWNGKPSIAAPYNLRQLFDLESTPHHHFIRKNMKFPHDE; via the exons ATGGCTGCATCAAAATTAACCTTCAATTTTCTTCTGCTAAATTTCCTTGCCAGCCTTCTCATCCCAGAAATCTCCCTATGTGATCACTCTAGACAGCCAAAAAGAGATGTTGTCATGTTCTTATTTGGAGATTCAATCTTTGATGCAGGAAACAATAACTATATCAATAATATCAGCGTTTCGTATAGAGCAAATTATTGGCCATATGGAGAAACCTTCTTCCACTTTCCCACTGGGAGATTCACCGATGGCCGTCTCATTGTCGACTTCATCG CAACAAAGATCGGTCTACCGTTCGTCCCCCCATATTTACAACCTGGTATTAATTTCACTAATGGAGTAAATTTCGCAAGTGCTGGAGCTGGTGTCTTTCCTGTAGCTAATCCTGAAGTG ATTAGTCTTCGCATGCAACTTAGCAACTTCAAGAACGTGGCCATTTCGATGGAGGAGCAGAATGGGGACAAAGAGGCAAAGAAACTGCTGAGCCAAGCAGTCTATGCGACTTGTGTTGGAGCCAATGATTACTcttattttgttgataattaCCCTAATGCTACTCAGCTGGAGCAAGATGAATTTGTGAACAATATGGTGGGTAACTTGACAGCTTTTGTAAAG GAATTGTACAATTTAGGAGCAAGGAAATTTGCTATTTTAAACGTAGGGCCAAGAGGTTGCCAACCAGCCGCAAGACAAAGCAAAGAACTCCGTGGTGATGAATGTGATGAAGTATCAATGGAGATGATAAAGAAGCATAACAGTGCTGCATCTAAAGCCATCAAGGAATTGGAAAGCAAACTATCAGGATTCAAATACTCAATTGTAGACTTCTATACCATCCTTTTGGATATGATAAAGCACCCAAAGGATTACG GCTTCAAGGAATCAAGATATTCTTGTTGTGGCCATGGAATGTATAACGCAGCACATTGTGGAATAGAGCCATATAAACTATGCAAAAATCCAAGTGAATACCTGTTCTTCGATGGATGGCATCCTACTGAGAATGGTTATCGGATTCTAGCTGATCTGTTTTGGAATGGCAAACCAAGTATCGCAGCTCCATATAACTTAAGACAGCTATTTGATCTCGAATCGACACCCCATCATCATTTCAtcagaaagaatatgaagtttccCCACGATGAATAA
- the LOC118061313 gene encoding peroxisomal membrane protein 13, giving the protein MASNPQPSANNPPLKPWEQAGGSSGATPFKPASAGSTSDVVEASGTARPGEIVQSSGSTTNTNSVGRPLPSRPWEQNYSMSNYGGYNSSLNYNSGYGSGMYGSSYGGGLYGNNMYRGGYSGLYGSGMYGGGMYNSGFGGPMGGYGMGMGGPYGAQDPNNPFGAPPSPPGFWISFLRVLQGVVNFFGRVSILIDQNTQAFHMLMTALLQLFDRSGMLYGELARFVLRLLGIKTKPRMAHPHSPHGLPLPGPEGTNANPLYIEGPKPAPRSSWINVWENDTGK; this is encoded by the exons ATGGCATCCAACCCACAGCCATCAG CTAACAATCCTCCCCTGAAACCCTGGGAGCAAGCTGGTGGTTCTTCTGGTGCTACACCTTTTAAACCAGCATCAGCTGGCAGCACAAGTGATGTCGTTGAGGCTTCAGGAACAGCGAGGCCTGGAGAAATTGTTCAAAGCTCAGGTAGTACCACAAACACAAATTCTGTTGGTAGGCCTCTTCCTTCAAGGCCTTGGGAGCAGAATTATAGCATGAGCAACTATGGAG GTTATAATTCGTCTCTGAACTATAATTCTGGATATGGCTCAGGAATGTATGGTTCATCATATGGTGGAGGGCTGTATGGAAACAACATGTATCGAGGAGGGTATTCTGGACTTTATGGTTCTGGGATGTATGGTGGTGGAATGTACAATAGTGGTTTTGGAGGCCCAATGGGTGGTTATGGAATGGGCATGGGTGGTCCTTATGGAGCTCAAGACCCTAATAATCCTTTCGGTGCACCTCCATCTCCACCAGGGTTTTGGATTTCATTTCTTCGAGTG TTGCAAGGTGTGGTGAACTTTTTTGGCCGCGTATCGATTCTCATAGACCAGAATACACAGGCTTTTCACATGCTTATGACTGCACTTCTCCAG CTTTTCGATCGCTCTGGTATGTTGTATGGAGAGTTGGCTAGATTTGTATTGAGGCTGCTAGGGATCAAAACAAAGCCTAGAATGGCCCACCCGCATAGTCCCCATGGACTTCCTCTTCCAGGACCAGAAGGTACCAATGCAAATCCGCTTTACATAGAAGGACCAAAGCCTGCTCCAAGGAGTTCCTGGATCAATGTTTGGGAGAATGACACTGGCAAATGA